The genomic interval ACTGTCGGAATGCTACGACACGCGGTCGCTCCCGCCTCGTACACACAGCTGATAGCAAGTGGTAGGACGGATCGAAGTGCTGGCCGTTTTTCCGAAATGAAACTAAAAAAACGAAACCGTAATCCTGATGCAAGTAGGCCTCTCCatttttgtaaacaaatgacgtcatagtgttcgacagcgccaccaatttggtagagttgaactacgtttgAAGCTAGGGGGTGAACAAGGGCGCGCCCGAACGCCACAGCCTTGAGGGGATTAgggtggtccctgaaagggacacaaccttcggtcctacttttctttcagaagGAGGCAGccaacaagtgtccattcgtggaacccatccctctccttccgatctgtttcggtttcatgcAGTCTgtgtaccaacgtcatgatgacgtttttcgGGTAGAGGTCTGTTACTGTTGTGTCGTACGGTGCCATAACAGCGGGAGGATGGCTAAGGCAATGACTCCTTCGTCGAACTTTGGGAATCATGAACAGCGTCCGCCAGTATGCTTCGATCATCAAGAGTAGGCGCGAAGGACTTGTTCCTTCCAAGTCCCCAAGACTCCCAACCATATAAATACGTCGCTTCAAATAACATCACTTTATTATAGgattccccctcccccccaagaaaaataatataaaGGTGGAGCTTATTCTCAGTACCGCGCATACACTCGTTTATTGAACATATGATGCGTAAAGGAGGTCATTCTTCGTAGGCAAGATGTTTCTTCTGCATGTGTCTTCTAAGCTCGTTGGGATGACGAAATCCCTCGTGACACGAGCGACATCTATGAGGAAAGTCTTTGGTATGAACACTCGCTGTGTGTCTTTTCAAATTACCACATTGATTGAAGCTTTTCCCGCAATGAATGCAGGAATAGGGTTTTTTGCCTGTGTGGATGAGAAGGTGTCTGGATAGAGTACCCTTTACTGCGAATGTCTTTCCGCAGTGTTCACATACATAAGGTCTTTCATCCGAATGAATTCTCTCGTGTTTCTGTAGAACACATTTCTCTTGAAATGTAAGACCACATGTGGAACACTCGTGATTCCTCTGTCCTTCGTGAACTGTCCTTGAATGTCTCTCCAAGGCAGAGTTCTGTGTGAATCCCTTAAAACACACTGAACATACATATAGCTTCTCTCCCGTATGAGTTGTCTCGTGCTTTTTAACATTACCTATATAATCACTGGAATAGTCGCAGAAGGTACACCGATATCTTCCTCCCCTACGAATGTGCTTGGCCTTGTGGTGCTTCTTGAGGTACTCTTCGGATGCAAACACACTGCCACACAGGGTACACTTAAAGACACTACTCTCTTTACACTCCTCTTTGTTACCTGGAAAAAGAATGTAAGCGTTAACGCCAGTACGATAGCTATATATCTAATCCCAATATATTCCCATCCCATTATCCCATCTGACAACTCTGCTAACGTGCCCGCTGCAAGTATACTTGCAGTACTTTACCGATCTATTCGACGCCCCTCAACAGCCGCGGTCGTTTCGGAGCATTTATTTGaccaattgaacctctgtatgcaataaggggataagtcaacttatccccttattactatttttgctgggatgacatctacataccagtatgcacctgtgAATGAAAGTTTGGGACCTTGTTGTGATTTGctggcccgctacagcatggtgaaaaacgggaaatgcatgtgtgtcaatgggacggacaatcagatcaggccccttttctcggctTGCGATTTTtggacttatccccttattgcatacagaggttcaattatacgtagggagtgactttttcgggttaaatgcctttctcagattcggggggtaaaaatcgggcgctatttttaaatctgtaattcggggagaaatcgggcgacaATTGTGTTCAATGTTcaataattgtgccttcgggtgttatcgggtgtttttgtttctcctcttgtctattaagtcattttctgatctctcttttttgttcttttgttgttgtttttgcgaaATTGTGACCCTCCAGCGGTAATcaccgaaggcatagacagtgttgacacacctgggtgtattgcttggaaagtaagtgacccatattcttacatgtgttacacgtggcgacctttgttcgtcttcagtgggaacgtcacttgaggatttcatagtgactggaattcggggagaaatcgggtttaacccgaattggtcggaggtcagttcggggggggaataaccgggcggaatcgggtttaacccgagaaagtcactccctaattacGGGTATACGAGATTGCCAAGATTACGAGGAACGATTCTCCCAGGCCCGACCTACTTATAACGACCTAATTATGACGACCATGTCacggcaccccttcccagcgccgcactTGGAATCTAGTGGTGGCGCTAGTCagcgtcccagttattgcttcctcaacttctacgatactttttacgtcagcttattttagtatttctgtacaagcggtggatattccacggaagatgtttcattctgaggtttaTTACCATCATCATGGGGTTGATTACCAAACTGgggttttcataggagctattgctgtcgtctgctacggcagtCGTAcctacgcttctgcgcgttcagaatttccatcgtccaatcgtgatgcagatctcgcgtgccggtgagtagcgcccctagcggatcgtgcggacaggcttcTCATAGGAGTgtccgattatgacatggtcccTTGGACATTGCACATGCTGCTAGTAGGTCGCGCTCTGCGGCCGCACATGAATGTGACCCTCCTTCCCTTGTTTTGGAGGGAAGGATGTTTTGCGCGATCGTGATATTTCCCACTCaatcttttcttctctttttttttttttcataactcTTACCCTTGCCTTCTTCATTGACTACATCCTGTGTCTTAGAAGTGACGATTCCCAGTTCCCTGGCAAACTGCGCTCCGTACCAGACGAGCAGCTCCGTGCCTGGTGGAATGTTCTTGTAGGTTCTGTAGTAGATGGAACCCTTGTACTGGAAGGCTACGAGGTTCTGTTCAGCCTCCGAATTGGCGCAGTTGATGTAACGCATCCAGTTGGACACCGACAGAGGGCGAGCATCCACCAGGTAGCGCTGGCCACGGCTGCGAACCTCCC from Ornithodoros turicata isolate Travis unplaced genomic scaffold, ASM3712646v1 ctg00000783.1, whole genome shotgun sequence carries:
- the LOC135374855 gene encoding histone-lysine N-methyltransferase PRDM9-like produces the protein MPSDEDFRSIRCYFSAKEWSQLSDFCKVRYKNVKENYEVLTQLGFKYPTPEFMTRKPAKDRLMQISFQVNPTAVDVVRTKVEQKTVNPKERVTPRRTCTLQIDDVASSESSSSEGRYPKRNRKQVSYKEDDDEEEVHVEDDDYLYCEDCGDIHLGDCPIHGPLKHIQDKPVPVGTSCRADLTLPEGLVLGRSSISGAQRGVYTMVGLAKRTCFGPYEGVVVEDINKGTGYTWEVRSRGQRYLVDARPLSVSNWMRYINCANSEAEQNLVAFQYKGSIYYRTYKNIPPGTELLVWYGAQFARELGIVTSKTQDVVNEEGKGNKEECKESSVFKCTLCGSVFASEEYLKKHHKAKHIRRGGRYRCTFCDYSSDYIGNVKKHETTHTGEKLYVCSVCFKGFTQNSALERHSRTVHEGQRNHECSTCGLTFQEKCVLQKHERIHSDERPYVCEHCGKTFAVKGTLSRHLLIHTGKKPYSCIHCGKSFNQCGNLKRHTASVHTKDFPHRCRSCHEGFRHPNELRRHMQKKHLAYEE